A genomic stretch from Colwellia sp. Arc7-635 includes:
- a CDS encoding arginyltransferase, translating into MNVNYKLGITKSFPCSYLPEQEERLLIAVDDNLHDSEHYGWLMQQGFRRSGNDIYRPHCLACQACQSLRVLVADFMPSKSQKRLLKRNQSYQVKMSKEIKASYYPLYEQYINTIHHDGSMFPATYEQFQSFTQNNITEQRYIEIWHDDLLISVAVTDEIPEGLSAVYTFYHPNYRKDGLGVFSILKQIEIAAQLALKFLYLGYQIEGCQKMNYKNRYYPHQILVENQWKNINK; encoded by the coding sequence ATGAATGTAAACTATAAATTAGGTATTACTAAATCGTTTCCATGCAGTTATCTACCTGAGCAAGAAGAGCGCCTGTTAATCGCTGTCGACGATAATTTACATGATAGCGAGCATTATGGCTGGCTGATGCAACAAGGCTTCAGACGCAGCGGTAATGACATTTATCGGCCACATTGTTTAGCTTGTCAGGCTTGTCAATCATTGCGGGTTTTAGTGGCGGATTTTATGCCCTCAAAAAGCCAAAAACGTTTATTAAAGCGCAATCAGTCATATCAAGTAAAAATGAGTAAAGAGATCAAAGCGAGCTACTACCCGTTATATGAGCAATATATTAATACTATTCATCATGATGGCAGTATGTTCCCCGCAACGTACGAGCAATTTCAAAGCTTTACCCAAAACAATATCACTGAACAACGTTACATTGAAATTTGGCATGACGATTTATTGATCAGTGTTGCGGTAACAGATGAAATACCAGAAGGTTTATCAGCTGTTTATACTTTTTATCATCCGAATTATAGAAAGGATGGTCTTGGTGTTTTTTCAATTTTAAAACAAATAGAAATAGCAGCACAGCTAGCACTAAAATTTCTCTACTTGGGTTATCAGATAGAAGGATGCCAAAAAATGAATTATAAAAACCGATACTATCCGCACCAAATTTTAGTCGAAAATCAATGGAAAAACATAAATAAATAA
- the infA gene encoding translation initiation factor IF-1, with protein sequence MAKEENIEMQGTVLDTLPNTMFRVELENGHVVTAHISGKMRKNYIRILTGDKVTVELTPYDLSKGRIIFRAR encoded by the coding sequence ATGGCGAAAGAAGAAAATATTGAAATGCAAGGTACTGTTTTAGATACTTTGCCAAATACTATGTTCCGAGTTGAATTGGAAAATGGTCACGTTGTTACCGCTCATATTTCTGGGAAAATGCGTAAAAATTATATTCGTATTTTAACTGGCGATAAAGTCACTGTTGAATTAACACCTTATGACTTATCTAAAGGTCGCATTATCTTCCGTGCAAGATAA
- the clpS gene encoding ATP-dependent Clp protease adapter ClpS codes for MSKWKELIDDQTVLDDEVVEKFEKPPMYNVVLLNDDYTPMDFVIDVLCKFFNMNSEQATEIMLAIHYKGKGRCGTFTAEVAETKVDQVLSYATSNEHPLKCTMEKA; via the coding sequence ATGAGTAAATGGAAAGAGTTAATAGATGACCAAACTGTTCTTGATGATGAGGTTGTTGAAAAGTTTGAAAAGCCCCCAATGTATAATGTAGTGCTATTAAATGACGACTATACCCCAATGGATTTTGTTATTGACGTATTGTGTAAGTTTTTTAACATGAACTCAGAGCAAGCGACAGAGATCATGTTAGCGATTCATTACAAGGGGAAAGGGCGGTGTGGTACCTTTACTGCTGAAGTAGCAGAAACTAAAGTTGATCAGGTGTTGAGTTACGCGACAAGCAATGAGCATCCGCTTAAATGTACTATGGAAAAAGCGTAA
- the cspD gene encoding cold shock domain-containing protein CspD, with protein sequence MAHGTVKWFNNAKGFGFIRPEDGGEDIFAHYSTIQMEGYRTLKAGQDVNYELNAGPKGDHAASITPSEVESDD encoded by the coding sequence ATGGCTCACGGTACAGTTAAATGGTTTAATAATGCAAAAGGTTTTGGTTTTATTCGTCCAGAGGATGGTGGTGAAGATATTTTTGCACATTATTCAACAATTCAAATGGAAGGATACCGTACGTTAAAAGCAGGTCAGGATGTAAACTACGAGTTAAATGCAGGGCCTAAAGGTGATCACGCGGCAAGTATTACCCCATCAGAAGTAGAATCAGACGATTGA
- the icd gene encoding NADP-dependent isocitrate dehydrogenase produces MSNHVNIPSAGAKITSEQGLLKVPNNPIIPYIEGDGIGVDVTPPMMKVVDAAVNKAYGTERKIYWMEVYAGEKATQVYDSETWLPDETLAMFKEYKVGIKGPLTTPVGGGMRSLNVALRQILDLYVCQRPVQWFTGVPSPVKKPGEVDMVIFRENSEDIYAGIEYQAGSDQAKKMIKFLTEEMGVTKIRFQENCGIGIKPVSKEGTQRLVRKAIQYAIDNDRESVTLVHKGNIMKFTEGAFKEWGYELAREEFGADLLNGGPWCSLKNPNTGKDIIIKDVIADAMLQQILLRPAEYSVIATLNLNGDYLSDALAAQVGGIGIAPGANLNDDVAIFEATHGTAPKYAGLNKVNPGSVILSAEMMLRHMGWTEAANLLLKGMSGAINAKTVTYDFERLMDNATLVTCSEFGDCIIDHM; encoded by the coding sequence ATGTCGAACCATGTAAATATTCCTAGTGCAGGTGCTAAAATCACCTCAGAGCAAGGTTTGTTGAAAGTACCTAATAATCCGATTATTCCTTATATTGAAGGTGATGGCATCGGTGTCGACGTAACGCCACCTATGATGAAAGTTGTCGATGCAGCGGTGAACAAAGCCTATGGCACAGAAAGAAAAATTTATTGGATGGAAGTTTACGCAGGGGAAAAAGCGACCCAAGTATATGACTCTGAAACTTGGTTACCTGACGAAACCTTAGCCATGTTTAAAGAGTATAAAGTAGGTATTAAAGGACCACTAACAACGCCGGTTGGTGGAGGTATGCGTTCATTAAATGTTGCCTTGAGACAAATTCTCGACTTATACGTATGCCAACGCCCAGTACAATGGTTTACAGGTGTTCCAAGTCCTGTAAAAAAACCTGGTGAAGTTGATATGGTTATTTTTAGAGAAAACTCTGAAGATATCTATGCTGGTATCGAGTATCAAGCTGGTAGCGACCAAGCTAAAAAAATGATCAAGTTTTTAACCGAAGAAATGGGCGTGACAAAAATTCGCTTCCAAGAAAATTGTGGTATTGGTATTAAGCCTGTTTCTAAAGAAGGCACGCAAAGACTCGTCAGAAAAGCTATTCAATATGCAATAGATAACGATCGAGAGTCCGTTACTCTGGTGCATAAAGGTAACATAATGAAGTTTACCGAAGGAGCATTCAAGGAATGGGGCTATGAACTAGCGCGAGAAGAGTTTGGTGCTGATTTATTAAATGGTGGTCCTTGGTGTAGCCTGAAAAATCCTAACACGGGTAAAGACATTATCATCAAAGATGTTATTGCTGATGCCATGTTACAGCAAATATTATTACGTCCGGCGGAATATAGCGTGATTGCTACGCTAAATTTGAATGGTGATTACTTATCTGATGCACTAGCGGCGCAAGTTGGTGGTATTGGTATTGCACCAGGTGCCAATTTGAATGATGATGTTGCTATTTTTGAAGCAACACATGGTACAGCGCCAAAATATGCTGGTTTAAATAAAGTTAATCCAGGGTCCGTTATTTTATCTGCAGAAATGATGTTACGCCATATGGGCTGGACAGAAGCCGCCAATTTACTGTTAAAAGGTATGTCGGGTGCAATTAATGCCAAAACAGTGACTTATGATTTTGAACGATTAATGGATAATGCTACCTTAGTGACGTGTTCTGAATTTGGTGATTGTATTATTGATCACATGTAG
- a CDS encoding NADP-dependent isocitrate dehydrogenase: protein MTTNTSKIIYTITDEAPALATHSFLPIVKAFTASSAIDIETRDISLAGRIIANFPKYLTPEQRMDDALAELGELAKTPEANIIKLPNISASVPQLQIAIKELQAKGYNLPDYPEEPQSEAEESIKLTYAKVLGSAVNPVLREGNSDRRAPGSVKQYARTNPHSMGEWSPTTKSHVAHMQSGDFYGSEKSVTIDGATNVKIEFVNSNGDVTLLKEHLALLDKEVIDASLMSKKALVEFFTAETEKAKSEGVLLSLHLKATMMKVSDPIMFGHAVKVFYQDVFAKHGATFNQLGVDANNGIGDVYAKIGRLSADKKAEIEADIAAVYATRPELAMVDSDKGITNLHVPSDVIIDASMPAALRASGMMWGRDGTQKETKFMIPDRNYAGVFSAVVDYCRENGAFNPTTMGSVPNVGLMAQKAEEYGSHDKTFTITGEGTVRVVDDNGTTLLEHAVSEGDIWRMCQAKDAPIQDWVKLAVTRARATNVPAIFWLDENRGHDAQMIKKVNTYLADHDTTGLDIQIMAPVEACEYTLARVSKGEDTISVTGNVLRDYLTDLFPILELGTSAKMLSIVPLMNGGGLFETGAGGSAPKHVQQFEKENHLRWDSLGEFLALAASLEHLSVNTGNAKAQVLADTLDQATAKFLQENKSPSRRVNELDNRGSHFYLALYWAQALAEQTSDESLKSSFVAVAQALTKQEAKIVEELNAAQGPSMNLNGYYLADAELAEKAMRPSATLNTILSSLL from the coding sequence ATGACCACAAATACTTCAAAAATTATTTATACTATTACCGATGAAGCACCAGCTTTAGCAACGCATTCTTTCTTACCTATCGTTAAAGCATTTACGGCATCTTCAGCAATTGATATCGAAACACGTGATATATCATTAGCAGGACGTATAATCGCTAACTTTCCTAAGTACCTTACGCCTGAACAACGTATGGATGATGCTTTAGCTGAATTAGGCGAACTAGCAAAAACACCTGAAGCTAACATTATTAAGCTACCTAACATTTCAGCTTCTGTCCCTCAATTGCAAATCGCAATTAAAGAGCTACAAGCGAAAGGTTATAACTTACCTGATTATCCTGAAGAGCCACAAAGTGAAGCAGAAGAGTCAATTAAGCTTACTTATGCGAAAGTATTAGGTTCAGCTGTAAATCCTGTTTTACGTGAAGGTAACTCTGATCGTCGCGCACCAGGTTCAGTTAAACAATACGCACGCACTAACCCACATTCAATGGGTGAATGGTCCCCTACAACTAAATCTCATGTTGCACATATGCAATCAGGTGATTTTTACGGTAGTGAAAAATCAGTAACAATTGACGGTGCAACAAACGTTAAAATTGAATTCGTTAATTCAAACGGTGACGTTACTTTATTAAAAGAGCATTTAGCCTTATTAGATAAAGAAGTTATTGATGCTTCACTTATGAGTAAAAAAGCCCTTGTTGAGTTTTTTACTGCTGAAACTGAAAAAGCGAAATCTGAAGGTGTTTTACTCTCTTTACATCTAAAAGCTACGATGATGAAAGTATCTGACCCTATTATGTTTGGTCATGCGGTAAAAGTATTTTACCAAGATGTTTTTGCTAAGCACGGTGCTACATTTAATCAACTTGGTGTTGATGCAAATAATGGTATTGGTGATGTTTATGCAAAAATCGGCCGTTTATCTGCTGATAAGAAAGCTGAAATTGAAGCAGATATTGCTGCTGTTTATGCCACACGTCCAGAATTAGCTATGGTTGATTCAGATAAAGGTATTACTAACCTTCACGTACCAAGTGATGTCATTATTGATGCTTCTATGCCTGCAGCGTTACGCGCTTCTGGCATGATGTGGGGCCGAGATGGCACGCAAAAAGAAACCAAGTTTATGATCCCTGATCGTAACTACGCTGGTGTATTTTCTGCGGTTGTTGATTACTGTCGTGAAAACGGTGCCTTTAATCCAACAACGATGGGTTCAGTACCTAACGTTGGCTTAATGGCGCAAAAAGCGGAAGAGTATGGCTCGCACGATAAAACGTTCACTATAACGGGTGAAGGTACTGTCCGTGTTGTTGATGATAACGGTACAACGTTATTAGAACATGCCGTAAGCGAAGGTGATATCTGGAGAATGTGTCAAGCTAAAGACGCACCAATTCAAGACTGGGTGAAACTCGCTGTTACCCGTGCAAGAGCAACGAATGTTCCTGCAATTTTCTGGTTAGATGAAAATCGTGGCCATGATGCACAGATGATCAAGAAAGTTAATACTTATCTTGCTGATCACGATACTACGGGCCTAGATATTCAAATTATGGCACCAGTTGAAGCCTGTGAATATACTTTAGCACGCGTTTCTAAAGGCGAAGATACTATCTCAGTGACAGGTAACGTACTACGTGATTACCTAACTGATTTATTCCCAATCCTTGAATTGGGTACCAGTGCTAAAATGTTATCAATAGTTCCGCTAATGAATGGCGGTGGCTTATTTGAAACGGGCGCAGGTGGTTCAGCGCCTAAGCATGTTCAGCAGTTCGAAAAAGAAAACCACTTACGTTGGGATTCATTAGGTGAGTTTTTAGCACTAGCGGCTTCGTTAGAGCACCTAAGCGTTAATACGGGCAATGCTAAAGCGCAAGTATTAGCTGATACACTTGACCAAGCAACGGCGAAATTTTTGCAAGAAAATAAATCACCGTCACGTCGTGTTAATGAACTAGATAATCGTGGTTCGCATTTTTACTTAGCATTGTACTGGGCTCAAGCACTTGCAGAGCAAACTAGTGATGAAAGCTTAAAATCAAGCTTTGTTGCTGTTGCTCAAGCGTTAACTAAGCAAGAAGCTAAGATTGTTGAAGAGCTTAATGCCGCTCAAGGACCTAGCATGAACCTTAATGGTTACTACCTTGCTGATGCCGAATTAGCAGAAAAAGCCATGCGTCCAAGTGCAACATTAAATACAATTTTATCAAGCTTGTTATAA
- a CDS encoding pseudouridine synthase has product MTIKQNQQLNNKFKRKPAKVRPVDFKTEVLLFNKPFDVLSQFTDDQNRKTLKDFIDVKDVYAAGRLDRDSEGLLLLTNDGKLQHKLANPSQKTDKTYWAQVEGVPTEQDIIALRQGVKLKDGLTKPAIINIMAEPKVWARVPPIRERAAIPTTWLEITIQEGRNRQVRRMTAHIGHPTLRLIRYRIGQWTLDGIDNGDYKRLSHV; this is encoded by the coding sequence GTGACAATTAAACAGAATCAACAACTTAACAACAAATTCAAGCGAAAACCGGCAAAGGTACGACCAGTTGACTTCAAGACAGAAGTGTTACTTTTTAATAAACCTTTCGATGTATTGAGCCAATTTACTGATGATCAAAACAGAAAAACCTTAAAAGATTTCATTGATGTGAAGGACGTATACGCAGCAGGTCGCTTGGACAGAGATAGCGAAGGACTATTATTGTTAACTAACGATGGTAAGCTTCAGCATAAACTGGCTAACCCTAGTCAAAAAACAGACAAAACTTATTGGGCACAAGTCGAAGGAGTGCCAACAGAGCAAGATATCATCGCACTTCGACAAGGTGTTAAGTTAAAAGATGGGTTAACAAAACCAGCAATCATTAACATCATGGCCGAGCCAAAGGTCTGGGCGAGAGTGCCCCCAATAAGAGAAAGAGCGGCTATTCCAACAACATGGTTAGAAATTACCATACAAGAAGGCAGGAATCGCCAAGTGAGAAGAATGACGGCCCACATTGGTCACCCTACTTTAAGATTAATTAGGTATCGTATTGGTCAATGGACTTTAGATGGCATAGACAATGGTGATTATAAAAGGTTAAGTCATGTCTAA
- a CDS encoding NUDIX hydrolase, which yields MSNVTDNSHIYVKQSASVDKDDPHGSRQFKPNTTVAIVVSCQDKFLLVEEKEHGKTVYNQPAGHLEADENLVNAAMRELAEETGLNATPEYLCGIYYYYRADINLYYLRFCFVIEFNTFVSCQPQDDEIIACHWLTLAEIKAKSAQLRSPLVLECIEDYLSGKKIPLSHLKSNL from the coding sequence ATGTCTAACGTTACTGATAATAGCCATATATATGTTAAGCAATCGGCATCAGTTGATAAAGATGACCCGCACGGCAGTCGTCAATTCAAACCAAACACTACCGTCGCGATAGTTGTATCATGCCAAGATAAATTCCTCTTAGTTGAAGAAAAAGAACACGGCAAGACCGTTTATAATCAGCCTGCAGGTCATTTAGAGGCTGATGAAAACTTAGTGAATGCTGCCATGCGAGAATTAGCAGAAGAAACAGGATTAAACGCTACTCCAGAGTACCTGTGCGGCATTTACTATTACTATCGAGCCGACATTAATTTATATTATTTACGTTTTTGTTTTGTTATTGAGTTCAATACATTCGTTTCATGCCAACCACAAGATGATGAGATTATTGCTTGCCATTGGCTAACCTTGGCAGAAATAAAAGCAAAATCTGCACAATTACGCAGCCCATTAGTGCTCGAATGTATTGAAGATTACCTCAGTGGTAAAAAAATCCCATTAAGTCACCTAAAATCTAATCTTTAA
- the mnmA gene encoding tRNA 2-thiouridine(34) synthase MnmA yields MTSNKHVNLNSIEPNDKLPQDTKVIVGMSGGVDSSVSAYLLQQQGYQVEGLFMKNWEEDDNDEYCAAAEDLADAQNVCEKLGMKLHTINFATEYWDNVFEYFLAEYKAGRTPNPDIMCNKEIKFKAFLEFACEDLGADYIATGHYVQRKFNDGKWQMHRGLDSNKDQSYFLYTLSHEQVGKTLFPVGHIEKPEVRAIAEKADLITHNKKDSTGICFIGERKFKDFLGKYLPAQPGVIETPEGEAIGEHDGLMYHTLGQRKGLRIGGLANAGEAPWYVVDKDLTRNVLIVGQGHDHPRLFSKGLIANQLHLVDRVELTTPITCTVKTRYRQDDVACNLSPMANGEYLVMFTEAQSSVTPGQSVVFYQDDICLGGGIINSLIR; encoded by the coding sequence ATGACCTCGAACAAACATGTAAATTTAAACTCAATTGAGCCAAACGATAAATTACCACAAGACACAAAAGTGATTGTTGGTATGTCGGGTGGTGTTGATTCATCTGTCTCCGCATATTTATTACAACAACAAGGCTATCAAGTAGAAGGCCTGTTTATGAAAAATTGGGAAGAGGATGACAACGATGAGTATTGCGCCGCAGCAGAAGATTTAGCCGACGCGCAAAATGTTTGTGAAAAATTGGGCATGAAGCTACATACCATTAACTTTGCCACTGAATACTGGGACAATGTTTTTGAGTACTTCCTGGCCGAGTATAAAGCCGGCAGAACACCTAATCCTGATATTATGTGTAATAAGGAAATTAAATTTAAAGCCTTTCTTGAATTTGCTTGTGAAGACCTAGGCGCTGATTACATTGCGACTGGTCATTATGTACAACGCAAATTCAATGATGGTAAATGGCAGATGCACCGTGGTCTAGACAGTAACAAGGATCAAAGTTATTTTCTTTATACATTAAGCCATGAACAAGTTGGCAAAACACTTTTTCCTGTTGGCCATATTGAAAAGCCAGAAGTAAGAGCTATCGCAGAGAAAGCTGACTTAATTACTCATAACAAAAAAGACAGTACTGGTATCTGTTTTATTGGTGAGCGTAAATTCAAAGACTTTCTTGGCAAATATTTACCTGCTCAACCTGGGGTGATAGAAACGCCAGAAGGCGAAGCTATTGGTGAACATGATGGTTTAATGTATCACACATTAGGTCAGCGCAAAGGCTTGCGTATCGGCGGTCTTGCCAATGCAGGTGAAGCGCCATGGTACGTGGTTGACAAAGACTTAACACGTAACGTGCTCATCGTTGGCCAAGGACATGATCACCCTCGCCTGTTCTCTAAAGGCTTAATTGCCAATCAATTACATTTAGTTGATCGCGTTGAATTAACGACACCTATCACTTGTACCGTTAAAACACGCTATCGACAAGACGATGTCGCCTGTAATTTATCACCGATGGCCAATGGCGAATATTTAGTTATGTTTACTGAAGCACAAAGTTCAGTAACACCTGGCCAGTCTGTGGTGTTTTATCAAGACGATATTTGCCTTGGTGGCGGTATTATTAATTCCCTTATTCGTTAA
- the hflD gene encoding high frequency lysogenization protein HflD, which translates to MNSIEKQTITMAAICQASALVQKVARTGSIAEPDLAIMLNSIMKTSPDSILDVYDNNVAHLALGLKTLIEQLGSQTKEKDPELTRYVVSLLGLERRLANKKNQFSLLGERIEQSQRQLAHYDITSDTLIASLASIYSDLLSPIGTPIQVAGEPSLLKQQSNQHKIRALLLAGVRSSVLWRQVGGKRRNILFGRTKMVACAQQLLKEI; encoded by the coding sequence ATGAATAGTATAGAAAAACAAACAATTACCATGGCAGCTATCTGCCAAGCTTCGGCATTAGTGCAGAAAGTTGCACGTACTGGCTCTATAGCAGAGCCAGATCTCGCCATAATGCTAAACAGCATTATGAAAACGTCACCCGATAGTATTTTAGATGTTTATGATAATAATGTTGCGCATTTAGCCCTTGGGTTAAAAACCTTAATCGAGCAGCTAGGTAGCCAAACTAAGGAAAAAGATCCCGAATTAACACGCTATGTCGTCAGCTTATTAGGGTTAGAGCGTCGTTTAGCTAACAAAAAAAATCAGTTTTCATTACTGGGTGAGCGTATTGAACAAAGCCAACGACAGCTTGCACATTACGACATCACCAGTGATACGCTAATTGCTAGTTTAGCCAGTATTTATAGCGACTTGTTAAGTCCTATCGGTACGCCTATACAAGTGGCAGGTGAGCCTAGCTTACTTAAGCAGCAGAGTAATCAACATAAAATTCGCGCCTTATTACTTGCTGGTGTTCGCTCTAGCGTATTATGGCGTCAAGTTGGCGGAAAGCGTCGAAATATTCTATTTGGTCGCACAAAAATGGTCGCGTGTGCCCAACAATTACTTAAAGAAATATAA
- the purB gene encoding adenylosuccinate lyase, whose product MELSALSAISPVDGRYGSKVKSLRPIFSEFGLIKYRVTVEVRWLQKLAATAEIIEVPAFSAQANALLNAIVSDFSEAEAQKIKDIEATTNHDVKAVEYFLKEKIADNAELNAITEFIHFACTSEDINNLSHGLMLSECREQVLMPMIDDILQDIKALAVEYKNIPMMCRTHGQPASPSTLGKEMANVYVRLKRQRQQIANVEMLGKINGAVGNYNAHLSAYPDVDWHGFANEFVNSLGLSFNPFTTQIEPHDYIAELFDAIARFNTILIDFDRDIWGYIAIGHFKQKTIAGEIGSSTMPHKVNPIDFENSEGNLGIANALFNHLAQKLPISRWQRDLTDSTVLRNLGVGFAHTLIAYQATRKGISKLQVNEANLLAELDSNWEVLAEPIQTVMRRYGIEKPYEKLKELTRGKRVDGDSMRAFIMTLELPEAAKAQLCEMTPASYIGRAVTFINELD is encoded by the coding sequence ATGGAACTTTCAGCATTAAGTGCAATATCACCGGTTGACGGTCGTTATGGCAGTAAAGTTAAATCATTGCGCCCTATCTTCAGTGAATTTGGCTTAATTAAATATCGTGTTACGGTTGAAGTACGTTGGTTACAAAAGCTAGCCGCTACGGCAGAAATAATCGAAGTTCCTGCTTTCTCTGCACAAGCGAACGCATTACTTAATGCTATTGTTAGCGACTTTTCTGAAGCTGAAGCGCAAAAAATAAAAGACATTGAAGCAACAACTAATCACGATGTAAAAGCGGTTGAATACTTTCTAAAAGAAAAAATTGCTGATAATGCTGAACTCAATGCAATTACTGAATTTATTCATTTTGCTTGTACCTCTGAAGACATTAACAACCTTTCACATGGTTTAATGCTTTCTGAGTGTCGTGAACAAGTACTAATGCCAATGATTGACGATATCCTACAAGATATTAAAGCACTTGCTGTTGAATATAAAAACATTCCAATGATGTGTCGTACGCACGGCCAGCCAGCATCTCCTAGCACGCTAGGTAAAGAAATGGCTAACGTTTACGTTCGTTTAAAACGTCAACGCCAACAAATTGCAAACGTTGAAATGTTAGGTAAAATCAACGGCGCCGTGGGTAATTACAATGCCCATTTATCAGCTTATCCAGACGTTGATTGGCATGGTTTTGCTAACGAATTTGTTAACTCATTAGGCCTAAGCTTTAACCCATTTACTACACAAATTGAACCGCATGATTATATTGCTGAGCTATTTGATGCTATTGCGCGCTTCAACACTATCTTAATTGATTTTGACCGCGATATTTGGGGTTACATTGCCATTGGCCACTTTAAGCAAAAAACCATTGCCGGTGAAATTGGCTCATCAACAATGCCACATAAAGTTAACCCGATTGATTTTGAAAACTCTGAAGGTAACTTAGGTATTGCTAATGCTTTATTTAATCACTTAGCACAGAAATTACCTATTTCTCGCTGGCAGCGTGACCTTACAGACTCGACGGTTTTACGTAACTTAGGTGTTGGTTTTGCTCACACATTAATTGCTTACCAAGCAACACGTAAAGGTATCAGTAAACTACAAGTAAATGAAGCGAACTTACTTGCTGAACTTGACTCAAACTGGGAAGTACTTGCTGAGCCAATTCAGACGGTTATGCGTCGTTACGGCATTGAAAAGCCTTATGAAAAACTTAAAGAGCTAACACGTGGTAAGCGTGTTGATGGTGATTCAATGCGTGCATTTATCATGACATTGGAATTACCAGAAGCGGCAAAAGCACAACTGT